In one Desulfoferula mesophila genomic region, the following are encoded:
- the larE gene encoding ATP-dependent sacrificial sulfur transferase LarE — translation MPSTDARLDLPPELAAKWRCLVGRLEELDSLLVAFSGGVDSSLLLAVARRVLGDRVQAGMCLGPFTPSWEAERARALARSLGVKLHEMDACELDDSDIVRNDPQRCYFCKRLRLGRLMELAQELGIAAVAEGSQADDAQDFRPGERAVKELGLISPLAEAGLGKAEVRTLSRALGLPTADLPAAACLASRVPWGTALTPEALERIGRAEAGLRKLLPGNLRVRDHLPVARLELSPADLARALGEPLRGQIVEAVKAAGYDYVALDLEGYRMGGGQKTPQ, via the coding sequence ATGCCGTCTACGGACGCCAGATTGGACCTGCCCCCGGAGTTGGCCGCCAAGTGGCGGTGCCTGGTGGGGCGGCTGGAGGAGTTGGATTCGTTGTTGGTGGCCTTTTCCGGCGGGGTGGACTCCAGCCTATTGCTGGCCGTGGCCCGGCGGGTCCTTGGCGATCGGGTGCAGGCGGGAATGTGCCTGGGCCCCTTTACCCCCTCCTGGGAGGCGGAGCGGGCCCGCGCCCTGGCCCGGAGCCTGGGAGTGAAGCTGCACGAGATGGACGCCTGCGAGCTGGACGACTCGGACATCGTGCGCAACGATCCCCAGCGCTGTTATTTTTGCAAGCGCCTGCGCCTGGGCCGCCTAATGGAGCTGGCCCAAGAGCTGGGTATTGCCGCCGTGGCCGAGGGCAGCCAGGCCGACGACGCCCAGGATTTCAGGCCCGGCGAACGGGCGGTCAAGGAACTGGGGCTCATCAGCCCCCTGGCCGAGGCGGGCCTGGGCAAGGCCGAGGTGCGTACCCTGAGCCGGGCCCTGGGCCTGCCCACCGCCGATCTGCCCGCCGCCGCCTGTCTGGCTTCCCGGGTGCCCTGGGGCACCGCCCTTACCCCCGAGGCCCTGGAGCGCATCGGCCGGGCCGAGGCGGGCCTCAGGAAGCTGTTGCCGGGCAACCTCCGGGTGCGCGATCATCTGCCCGTGGCCCGCCTGGAGCTTTCGCCTGCGGACCTGGCCCGCGCCCTGGGCGAACCGTTGCGCGGCCAAATCGTGGAGGCGGTGAAGGCGGCGGGATACGATTACGTGGCCCTGGACCTGGAAGGCTACCGCATGGGGGGAGGGCAGAAGACGCCCCAATAG
- a CDS encoding PAS domain-containing protein, with protein MTDELAEVKERLARSRDKFHTLTMALARALGEGIVLCSLDGKVVQANQAFQDMLGYNLKELHKKTCHDLTPAKWRPMEDELRLEQIMPRGWSEVYEKEYLKSDGTVFPVRTQAWLVREESGRPLYVLSIVRDISGEG; from the coding sequence ATGACCGACGAGCTGGCCGAAGTAAAAGAGCGCCTGGCCCGGAGCCGGGACAAGTTCCACACCCTAACCATGGCCCTGGCCCGCGCCCTGGGCGAGGGCATCGTGCTCTGCTCCCTGGACGGCAAGGTGGTGCAGGCCAACCAGGCCTTTCAGGACATGCTGGGCTACAACCTCAAAGAGCTGCACAAGAAGACCTGCCACGACTTGACCCCGGCCAAGTGGCGCCCGATGGAAGACGAGTTGCGCCTGGAGCAGATCATGCCGCGGGGCTGGTCCGAGGTCTATGAGAAGGAATACCTTAAAAGCGACGGCACGGTCTTTCCGGTGCGCACCCAGGCCTGGCTGGTGCGCGAGGAAAGCGGCCGCCCCTTGTATGTGCTGAGCATAGTGCGCGACATCAGCGGCGAGGGCTAA
- the glgA gene encoding glycogen synthase GlgA, with product MPHSDIAINKVLFLTPEVTPLAKSGGLGDVAAGLPPALAALGLDVRLVMPLYGHIDRQAHGLRDSGLEFMVPVAGWPKPCRVWQGQVGGCPVYLLHNEQYFNRQGLYSDGYGDFGDNLERFVFLCRGAVELARALGWPTQVVHAHDWQAALLPAYLATRPFDLGPLDGAAGIITIHNLAFQGVYARHDFHLTALPPYMNDVEGAEYWGNISLLKAGLITAGAITTVSPTYAQEIQQPDLGMGMDGVLRRRSPDLHGILNGVDYAQWSPENDSLLPATYSSADLSGKAACRRALLTAFGLDADLAGPVLGFIGRLTYQKGVSLIAEAAEALVGMGAGLALLGTGDADLEGALTHLAARHPGRVGLKLAFSEQLAHLLQGGSDVMLMPSRFEPCGLNQMYALRYGTPPLVHATGGLKDTVLAYEQAQGKGTGFVFHEFNREAFLEQARTACRVFAQTEVWQGLMRRGMAQDFSWTASARRYLELYQATAARR from the coding sequence GTGCCCCACAGCGACATCGCGATAAACAAGGTTCTGTTTCTCACTCCCGAGGTGACCCCCCTGGCCAAAAGCGGGGGCCTGGGCGACGTGGCCGCCGGGCTGCCCCCGGCCCTGGCCGCCCTGGGCCTGGACGTGCGCCTGGTGATGCCCCTGTACGGCCATATCGACCGCCAGGCCCATGGTCTCAGGGACAGCGGTCTGGAGTTCATGGTGCCCGTGGCCGGGTGGCCCAAGCCCTGCCGGGTGTGGCAGGGCCAAGTGGGCGGCTGCCCGGTGTATCTTTTGCACAACGAGCAATACTTCAACCGCCAGGGACTCTACAGCGACGGGTACGGCGATTTCGGCGACAACCTGGAGCGCTTCGTTTTCCTGTGCCGGGGAGCGGTGGAACTGGCTCGGGCCCTGGGCTGGCCCACCCAGGTGGTGCATGCCCACGATTGGCAGGCCGCCCTGTTGCCCGCCTACCTGGCCACCCGTCCCTTTGACCTGGGCCCCCTGGACGGCGCGGCGGGCATTATCACTATTCACAACCTGGCGTTCCAGGGCGTCTATGCCCGTCACGACTTCCACCTCACCGCCCTGCCCCCCTATATGAACGACGTGGAAGGGGCCGAGTATTGGGGCAACATATCCTTGCTCAAGGCCGGGCTGATCACCGCCGGAGCCATCACCACGGTGAGCCCCACCTACGCGCAGGAAATTCAACAGCCTGACCTGGGCATGGGCATGGACGGCGTGTTGCGCCGCCGCTCCCCGGACCTGCACGGCATATTGAACGGGGTGGATTACGCCCAGTGGTCGCCGGAAAACGATTCCCTGCTGCCGGCCACCTATTCCAGCGCCGACCTGAGCGGCAAGGCGGCCTGCCGCCGGGCCCTGCTCACCGCCTTTGGCCTGGACGCCGACTTGGCCGGCCCGGTGCTGGGCTTCATCGGGCGCCTGACCTACCAGAAGGGGGTGAGCCTCATTGCCGAGGCGGCCGAAGCCCTGGTGGGCATGGGGGCGGGGTTGGCCCTGTTGGGCACCGGCGACGCGGACCTGGAAGGCGCTCTCACACACCTGGCCGCCCGCCATCCCGGCCGGGTAGGACTAAAGCTGGCCTTCAGCGAGCAGCTGGCCCACCTGCTGCAAGGGGGCAGCGACGTGATGCTCATGCCCAGCCGCTTCGAGCCCTGCGGCCTTAACCAGATGTACGCCCTGCGCTACGGCACCCCGCCCCTGGTGCACGCCACCGGCGGGCTCAAGGACACGGTGCTTGCCTATGAACAGGCTCAGGGCAAAGGCACGGGCTTTGTTTTCCACGAGTTCAACCGAGAGGCCTTTTTGGAGCAGGCGCGCACGGCCTGCCGGGTCTTCGCCCAGACCGAGGTCTGGCAAGGCCTAATGCGGCGCGGCATGGCCCAGGACTTCTCCTGGACGGCCAGCGCGCGGCGCTACCTGGAGCTCTACCAGGCCACGGCCGCGCGGCGTTAG
- a CDS encoding 5-formyltetrahydrofolate cyclo-ligase translates to MSEEKNALRQKLSTRWQYLWPQDLHPGRVPFFEGAGQAAERLRRLKEYHLTRVLAVTPEPSLLQVRINALNDNKSLLAATPGMKQGLIRIAPQDVPLPLRSRSLRGWSLAESGHPVRLPASRPGKAELVVGTALAVDRRGRILGDGRGLWDFTWALLKHLGVITDATPVAVLVHDEQIVEELPQDPWDLMADLVVTPQRVLRIPAVRRPKGSLRDLPEPLASLPVTQAALGS, encoded by the coding sequence ATGTCGGAAGAAAAAAACGCGCTGCGCCAAAAGCTGAGCACCCGTTGGCAATACCTTTGGCCCCAGGACTTGCACCCCGGGCGGGTGCCGTTTTTCGAGGGCGCGGGCCAGGCCGCCGAACGCCTGCGCCGCCTCAAGGAGTATCACCTTACCCGTGTCCTGGCGGTCACTCCGGAACCCAGCCTTTTGCAGGTGCGCATCAACGCGCTAAACGACAACAAAAGCCTTTTGGCCGCCACGCCGGGCATGAAGCAGGGGTTGATACGCATAGCTCCGCAGGACGTGCCCCTGCCCCTGCGCAGCCGGTCTCTGCGGGGTTGGTCCCTGGCCGAGTCCGGCCATCCGGTGCGCCTTCCCGCCTCCCGGCCCGGCAAAGCCGAGTTGGTGGTGGGCACGGCCCTGGCCGTGGACCGGCGCGGCCGCATCCTGGGCGACGGCCGGGGTCTATGGGATTTCACCTGGGCCTTGCTCAAGCATTTGGGGGTAATCACCGACGCCACCCCTGTGGCGGTGCTGGTGCACGACGAACAGATTGTGGAGGAGCTTCCCCAGGATCCCTGGGACCTGATGGCCGATCTGGTGGTTACCCCTCAGAGGGTGTTGCGCATCCCCGCGGTGCGGCGGCCCAAGGGCTCCCTGCGCGATCTGCCGGAACCCCTGGCCTCTTTGCCGGTTACCCAGGCGGCCTTGGGTAGCTGA